AGGACGGCACCTTCGTAAATGCCTGGCTAGTGGAGAATGGGTACGCGATGGTGATGACGATTCCACCCAACATCAAGCATCAGGATCTGTTTCTGAAATTGCAGCGGGAGGCGAGGGAGGCGAGAAGGGGACTTTGGAGATGAGTCTATATGTGTTCCTTCGCAGAGTTCTGGTTTCCTTTTTTTTGCCGTTCCTCCTGCTGACCACGCTTTTGCCTGCCTCTGCCCAGGAGGCATTGTGGGTGGAGCTAAGTGCTAAGGCCTGGACGCTTTATCAACAAGGACGGTATTCAGAAGGGATCAAGGTAGCTAAAGAGGCATTAAAAGTTGCAGAAAGTGGAGTTGGTCCTAACCATCCCGCTGTGGCGACTTCGCTGAACAATCTGGCGGCGCTTTATAAAGCCCAAGGCAAGTATGCCGGCGCCGAGCCGCTGTACCAGCGGGCCCTGGCGATAGATGAGAAGGCCCTGGGGAAAGATCACCCCGCCGTTGCAAGAGACCTGAACAATCTGGGGGGGCTGTATGATCTCCAAGGCAAGTATGCCGAGGCCGAGCCGCTGTACCAGCGGGCGTTGGCAATAATGGAAAAGGCCCTGGGGCCAGACCATCCCCGGGTGGCGACTGCGCTGGGGAATCTGGCGGAGCTATACCGAGCCCAGGGGAAGTATGCCGAGGCCGAGCCCCTGTACAAGCGGGCGTTGGCGATACATGAAAAGACCCTTGGGAAAGATCGCCCCGACGTTGCAACTGACCTCAACAATCTGGCAAGCCTGTATCAGGCCCAGGGGAAGTATGCCGAGGCCGAGCCCCTGTTCAAGCGGGCATTGGCCATATGGGAAAAAGCGCTAGGCCCAGCCCATCCCCGTGTAGCCCTATCCCTGAACAATCTGGGGGCGCTATATCGAGCCCAGGGCAAGTATGCCGAGGCCGAGCCGTTGTTCAAGCGTTCCCTGGCCATACGGGAAAAGGCCCTGGGGCCAGACCATCCCGAGGTGGCGGCGTCGCTGAACAACCTGGCGGGGGTGTATCAAGCCCAGGGTAAGTATGCCGAGGCCGAGTCCCTGTACCAGCAGGCCCTCGTGATAGCGAAAAAGACCTTGGGGCCAGACCATCCCTATGTGGCGGCGACGCTGACCAACCTGGCGGGAGTGTATCAAGCTCAGGGCAACTATGCCGAGGCCGAGTCCCTGTACCAGCAGGCCCTCGTGATAGCGAAAAAGACCTTGGGGCCAGACGATCCGAAAGTGGCGACTGTGTTGGAGAAAATGGCACGGTTTTACAAGAAGGCGGGAAAGCAAGAAGAAGCAGAAAAGTTCGAAGAACAGGCAAAGGCAATTCATGCGAAGAGTCCGTGACCAGCGTCCGACCTCGCATAGGCTTCAGGAACGGTATAAACCAAACCACGACCGAACCCGGGAGATAGCGTGATGATTCCGCACCTCGTGTACAAAAATATTCACCTCATCGGCGTTTTTATGGTCCTCATGGCGTTGGGAGGTCTTCTCCTTCATCGTATCAATGGAGGCACCCAGCAACACGCATGGAGAAAGCCTGTCGCCATCACGCACGGCGTAGGCATGTTTCTGATTCTGCTTGGGGGGTTCGGTATGTTGGCTCGCCTCGACATTTTTTTGTCGTGGCCGGGGTGGGTTACCGTCAAGGCGATTATTTGGATCGTCTTGGGAGCTCTCATCGCCGTCATTTTTCGCAAACCCACCTTGGCAAAGCCTCTCTGGTGGATCACCATTGTTCTTGGGGGCCTTGCAGCCTATTTGGCCGGGAACAAGCCTTTCTGATCTTTCAGAAGCTGACTCTCGCAGGCAGGTGCGCATGGATCAGAGCAGCATTGCGGCGGTGCTCGGCAAGATAGATTTCGAAGTCTTCGTCCTCACGGCGGCGGACAGAGACCGGCGCAATGGCCAGATCGTGTGCTGGGTGATGCCCGCGACGATCGTCCCACAGGTCCCTCGCATCATAGTAGGTGTCGGCAGGATGAACTATACCCGTGAGCTCATCGAAGCGAGCCGGAAGTTTGCACTGAATCTGCTCGCGAAGGATCAATGGTCGTGGGTTTCCCACTTCGGCTTCCAGTCAGGGCGGCAGGTGGACAAGTTCGCCACCGTTCCCTTCGAGCGTGGGATAACGGGTTCCCCCCTCCTCTCCGGGATCGTGGGCTACCTGGAGTGCGAAGTCCGGTCTGTCCTGGACGGCGGCGCCCACCTCTTTTACCTGGCCGACGTGTTGGAAGGGACGCTCGTAGCCAACCGGGATCCCCTGCGCCTCCATCAGCTGTTTGAGGTGCTGCCCCCCGAGGATATCGCAACCATGAAACGCCTCCTCGAGCAGGACATCCCCCGAGATCTTTCACTCCTCTGAAAATACCATCGTTTTCCACCAGGATTGGGGGCAGCAGGTCACGGCAAGATGTTACCGCTGGCCCGTCTTTTGCACCCCTCTACTTCTAAAAACTCGCCCGAGGAGGGTTTTCCCACCAACCCGTTGCACACCTGACTTTTTGTCCTCGGACGGAGGCACCGCATGGCTGAGACGATCCTAGTTGTGGACGACGATCCCGCCGTCCGGGAGGTGTTGGGGGAGGGGCTTGCCCAACGCGGCTACCGGGTGCTCACGGCACCGGACGGCGTCGAAGGTCTGCGCCTGGCCAGGGTGGAGCACCCAACCCTTGTCATCGCCGACGTGCTGATGCCTGGTCTCAACGGGTGGGAGTTCTGCCGGCAGGTCCGAGAGGATCCTACCTTGGCCGGAATCCCGTTCCTGTTCTTGAGTTCCGTCAGCGATCCCTCGGACCGGGCCCACGGCCTGTCGCTTGGCGCCGACGACTATGTGCCCAAGCCCGTCAACCTCCGCGAGCTAGAAATCCGTATCCAGCGTATCCTGCGCCGGGGGACGCCGGGAATAGATGCCCCCCTCAGCGGCGAGCTGAGTCGCCTCCCCCCGCCGGACCTCCTCCAACTCCTCACCACCCACAAGCAGACCGGTATCCTCCGCATCCTCACCCCAGCGGGCCAGGCAGAAGTCACCATCCGCGACGGCAAGGTCCTCGCTGCAACCTTCGGGGATGTCCGCGGACGAGAAGCGCTATTCCAACTCGTGGCTCAGGAGGCTGGCCACTTTCGTTTTGACGCGGTGCAGGTGTACGCCCAGGACGAGGTCCAAATGGACGTCCAGGAAATCATCCTTGCGGCCATTCACCATCGGGACGAGTCGGACCTCCGCTCGCCTACTCCTGCTGGTGAAGACGAGGATCCAACCGATCACCCCTCACCTGATTCTGCTCGGTAAGGGCCCGGGCGACAACGGGCCTAGTTTTCTCCACTCCGGGTAATGTCCCGCGCGGATCTTGCGGGGGGTTTCCTTGATGAATCAACCGAGCTTAGATGGTATGCCGCGGGACGCTGACCGGCAATCCCTCGGGCAGTTCGCGGGCCCTGTCGAGGCGGTCGCACGCGGGGGTCTCGAACAGCAGGTCGAGCAAAGCCTCTGGTTGGGGATAGACCACTTGCCAATGACCGGCGGCAATTTCGCCATGCAGCTGGCCGGGTGCCCAGCTGGAAATCCCCAGACAGGCAACCACTTGCTTGACCCCTGCCGTCCCAGCAGCCAGATTCTCGAGCAGTTCAGGGGCGCGGGTGATCGCCAGGAAGCCGAGGTCCCAGGAAGGAGCCCACTTCCCCGGGGGGGCATGAATAATAGACAGGACCCGGTCTCGACCGACGGGACCCCCGTACAGCACTTCCGATTGCGCGTATCGATCGAAGATAGTGCGGTCCTTGAAAGGGGCGTTCATCCGGGCCATCATGCGGCCCAGGCTCCGATGACCTGGCTTGTTGACGATCAGACCCGTCGACCCCTGTTTCCCTTGTTCGAACAGAAGTACGACCGAGTCGCGGAACGGTGGAGTCTTGATCCTGGCGAGTAGCAGTGCCCCTGCAATCGGCGGCTTTTCGGCCGCCCACGCGGCGTATGGGGTGAAGAAGAGGGAGAGGCTCCCGAGCCCTACGAGAGACAGGAACGTTCTGCGGTCTAAGGCCTGTTCCATTGGGAAGGCTCCTTTTCAGGAAAAGTTTCCCTCGCACTTCATCGAGGGAAATGCACCTCGCCCGGATTATTCACGAAGAGGTGAATATCCGCCCTCCGGGCTTCGACTCCGCCCGCGTTTGCCGGGCGTCGC
The window above is part of the Candidatus Methylomirabilota bacterium genome. Proteins encoded here:
- a CDS encoding thermonuclease family protein translates to DGTFVNAWLVENGYAMVMTIPPNIKHQDLFLKLQREAREARRGLWR
- a CDS encoding tetratricopeptide repeat protein, which encodes MSLYVFLRRVLVSFFLPFLLLTTLLPASAQEALWVELSAKAWTLYQQGRYSEGIKVAKEALKVAESGVGPNHPAVATSLNNLAALYKAQGKYAGAEPLYQRALAIDEKALGKDHPAVARDLNNLGGLYDLQGKYAEAEPLYQRALAIMEKALGPDHPRVATALGNLAELYRAQGKYAEAEPLYKRALAIHEKTLGKDRPDVATDLNNLASLYQAQGKYAEAEPLFKRALAIWEKALGPAHPRVALSLNNLGALYRAQGKYAEAEPLFKRSLAIREKALGPDHPEVAASLNNLAGVYQAQGKYAEAESLYQQALVIAKKTLGPDHPYVAATLTNLAGVYQAQGNYAEAESLYQQALVIAKKTLGPDDPKVATVLEKMARFYKKAGKQEEAEKFEEQAKAIHAKSP
- a CDS encoding flavin reductase family protein translates to MDQSSIAAVLGKIDFEVFVLTAADRDRRNGQIVCWVMPATIVPQVPRIIVGVGRMNYTRELIEASRKFALNLLAKDQWSWVSHFGFQSGRQVDKFATVPFERGITGSPLLSGIVGYLECEVRSVLDGGAHLFYLADVLEGTLVANRDPLRLHQLFEVLPPEDIATMKRLLEQDIPRDLSLL
- a CDS encoding response regulator, which gives rise to MAETILVVDDDPAVREVLGEGLAQRGYRVLTAPDGVEGLRLARVEHPTLVIADVLMPGLNGWEFCRQVREDPTLAGIPFLFLSSVSDPSDRAHGLSLGADDYVPKPVNLRELEIRIQRILRRGTPGIDAPLSGELSRLPPPDLLQLLTTHKQTGILRILTPAGQAEVTIRDGKVLAATFGDVRGREALFQLVAQEAGHFRFDAVQVYAQDEVQMDVQEIILAAIHHRDESDLRSPTPAGEDEDPTDHPSPDSAR
- a CDS encoding YqgE/AlgH family protein gives rise to the protein MEQALDRRTFLSLVGLGSLSLFFTPYAAWAAEKPPIAGALLLARIKTPPFRDSVVLLFEQGKQGSTGLIVNKPGHRSLGRMMARMNAPFKDRTIFDRYAQSEVLYGGPVGRDRVLSIIHAPPGKWAPSWDLGFLAITRAPELLENLAAGTAGVKQVVACLGISSWAPGQLHGEIAAGHWQVVYPQPEALLDLLFETPACDRLDRARELPEGLPVSVPRHTI